The Acidobacteriota bacterium genome contains a region encoding:
- a CDS encoding PQQ-binding-like beta-propeller repeat protein, giving the protein MNVKSDSRLFSATAIVKSLLAFLFLSFVGIHDGLRAVSKDSLRYPVQKLVDRHPIKVNINKAWEKKAEQKLLPRPLVNGGSVFAAFQPGIIEAYGAADGHLIWRKEMPGMNGLIAALESSILVKDHEKLIALSEKNGDLLWEVDVGSDFLYSTVKTDGGVSMVALLKGNILFGLNMTDGSMKKVSELRMGLERPTAFSFDGKRNVALVFENRTVSIFSIKRGKKLWSFRGGSRVLAAPLIWPRRIVVMCEDNFFYCLTLKKGHQVFRKKSENRLLNDGVKLRGLLLFSPFASRNLSSFNISTGTIQPLFSLEQERHYFITAPSFSEGYLACSYSDFFSGSDFIINFSVIIEEVPRERTSSKP; this is encoded by the coding sequence GTTTCGAAAGACTCCCTCAGATACCCAGTTCAAAAGCTGGTCGATCGACATCCGATCAAGGTAAATATCAATAAGGCATGGGAAAAGAAAGCCGAACAAAAGCTATTACCGCGACCTCTCGTCAATGGTGGATCAGTCTTTGCAGCTTTTCAGCCAGGGATCATCGAAGCCTATGGCGCTGCTGACGGGCATCTGATATGGAGAAAGGAGATGCCGGGGATGAATGGGCTCATTGCTGCCCTGGAGAGTTCGATTCTTGTGAAGGATCATGAAAAGTTGATAGCTCTATCCGAAAAGAATGGAGATCTTCTCTGGGAAGTGGATGTTGGTTCGGATTTTCTCTATTCCACGGTGAAGACCGACGGAGGAGTTTCAATGGTTGCTCTGTTGAAAGGAAATATCCTCTTCGGATTGAACATGACGGATGGTTCAATGAAAAAAGTCTCGGAACTTCGAATGGGGCTCGAAAGGCCGACGGCGTTTTCCTTTGATGGAAAGCGCAATGTTGCTCTCGTCTTTGAAAATCGCACGGTATCGATTTTTAGCATTAAAAGAGGAAAGAAACTATGGAGCTTCCGGGGCGGCTCCAGGGTCCTCGCGGCCCCGCTGATCTGGCCGAGGAGGATTGTTGTGATGTGCGAGGATAACTTCTTTTACTGTCTCACCTTAAAGAAGGGACATCAGGTCTTTCGGAAGAAATCGGAGAACAGACTTCTCAACGATGGAGTGAAGCTTCGGGGCTTGCTCCTCTTTTCCCCTTTTGCCTCTAGAAATCTAAGCAGCTTCAACATCTCCACCGGGACTATTCAGCCTCTATTCTCGCTGGAGCAGGAAAGGCATTACTTCATCACAGCTCCCTCATTCAGCGAAGGATACCTAGCCTGTAGCTACTCCGACTTTTTCTCCGGTTCCGATTTCATCATCAATTTTTCTGTGATTATCGAGGAAGTCCCACGGGAAAGAACGTCATCGAAGCCATAG